The genomic window CGCCGGGGAGAAGGTGACGCCGGCCGCCTGCGCCGTGAAGAGGAGGACCGCCGCGAGCATGACCGAGGTCCCGTCCTTGTTGAGTTGCGCCCCGAGCGGGAGGACGAAGGAGTAGACGCGGCGCGGGAGATCGAGACGTCCGGCGGTTTCCAGTCCGACCGAGAGCGAGGCGAGACTGGACGTCGTGGCGGCGGTCGTGGCCCACAGCGAACCCGTGGCCCGCAGGAACCGGGCCGGCCGATAGTCGCTGAAGAACCTGAGCAGGAGCATGTACCCGGTCACGATGACGATCTGCGCTCCCCACACTCCCGCGAGGAAGCGCGCCGTCGGGCCGATCAGGTCGGCCCCGTAGCGGCCCACCGTGACCGCGACGAGGGCGCCGATCCCGACCGGGGCGACCCACAGGACCATGTGGACGAGCCGCCGGAAGAGCCCCGCCAGATCCTCGAAGAGGGTGGCGAGGCGAGCGCGCGGGCCGTCCCCCAGAGCCATGGTCGCGATCCCCAGCATCAGCGCGAGAATGACGATTTGCACGACGTTCCCCTCGGCGAAGGCACGCACGACGTTCGTCGGGATCATGTCGAGGAGGACATCGGCGGCCGA from Candidatus Palauibacter soopunensis includes these protein-coding regions:
- a CDS encoding dicarboxylate/amino acid:cation symporter; this translates as MKVGPGGRILIGMLAGVVLGAVLGERVAAIQPLGDLFITLLVLVAAPLVFFNLLAGLTSLADLRTLGRLAGKTVGFFLTTELVALSLGLGAMALLRPGAGLRLTETVTETAPETVSGAVGEAPSAADVLLDMIPTNVVRAFAEGNVVQIVILALMLGIATMALGDGPRARLATLFEDLAGLFRRLVHMVLWVAPVGIGALVAVTVGRYGADLIGPTARFLAGVWGAQIVIVTGYMLLLRFFSDYRPARFLRATGSLWATTAATTSSLASLSVGLETAGRLDLPRRVYSFVLPLGAQLNKDGTSVMLAAVLLFTAQAAGVTFSPADFVTILLLGMLLSHGTGGVPGGGFVVALIYVQALNLPIEVAAIVGGIYRLVDMSNTTVNIMGDMVGAALVARSEARRA